The following coding sequences are from one Triticum dicoccoides isolate Atlit2015 ecotype Zavitan chromosome 4A, WEW_v2.0, whole genome shotgun sequence window:
- the LOC119286125 gene encoding uncharacterized protein LOC119286125, whose product MADSPGLARARDVLRVSADDRARVDALSSAASAYVSAASPHLSPSFFEGFALRRIRVLSVHPGFIHCSYHVPASLTDSSTGCLAAGVVVALVDEIGYAAAISDAQNFKVSVDMSVAFPDLSQARAGDRLSITARVLGHKGAYSGTHVLLTNAVTGNVVAEGRHSVFGNLKKAPLKPAATTSLKSNL is encoded by the exons ATGGCTGACTCCCCAGGATTAGCTCGTGCTCGTGACGTCCTGCGCGTGAGCGCCGACGACCGGGCGCGGGTGGACGCACTCTCCTCCGCCGCATCCGCATACGTATCGGCGGCTTCTCCTCATCTGTCGCCGAGCTTCTTCGAGGGGTTCGCGCTGCGCAGGATCCGCGTCCTCAGCGTCCACCCGGGATTCATCCACTGCTCCTACCACGTCCCTGCAAGCCTCAC GGACTCTAGCACCGGCTGCCTCGCCGCCGGTGTTGTGGTGGCCCTGGTGGACGAGATCGGCTACGCCGCCGCCATCTCCGACGCCCAAAACTTCAAGGTCTCCGTTGACATGTCCGTCGCCTTCCCCGATCTCTCCCAGGCCCGCGCAGGGGACCGGCTAAGCATAACGGCGAGGGTGCTCGGGCACAAGGGCGCCTACTCCGGCACGCACGTGCTCCTCACCAACGCCGTCACCGGCAATGTCGTCGCCGAGGGCAGGCACTCCGTCTTCGGCAACCTGAAGAAGGCACCACTCAAGCCAGCAGCCACTACTAGTCTTAAAAGCAACTTGTGA